In the Chlorobium limicola DSM 245 genome, one interval contains:
- the cysE gene encoding serine O-acetyltransferase, whose amino-acid sequence MGIEFTSIWKAIVAEAANECRRDPEISIFLEQHILRFNDFGSSLAMLLSVKLGSKHFPPLVLQGLFDDFYRQSPEQVEYALYDLVATQQRDPAAVHYFEIMLFLKGYQALQAYRLAHWLWKNGRKTMAYFIQNRISEVFAVDIHPAAVIGKGILLDHATSLVIGETAVVDDNVSLLHEVTLGGTGKETGDRHPKVHKSVLIGAGAKILGNVVIGEGAKVGAGSVVLDDVPPHYTVAGVPAQIVGRTEVAEPSREMNQKLVNRER is encoded by the coding sequence ATGGGAATAGAGTTTACCAGTATATGGAAGGCGATCGTTGCCGAAGCAGCCAATGAGTGCAGGCGTGATCCTGAAATCAGCATTTTTCTCGAACAGCACATTCTTCGTTTTAACGATTTCGGATCCTCGCTTGCCATGCTGCTTTCGGTCAAGCTGGGTTCGAAACATTTTCCTCCGCTTGTGCTGCAGGGGTTGTTCGACGATTTTTACCGGCAGAGTCCTGAGCAGGTGGAGTATGCGCTTTATGATCTTGTTGCCACCCAGCAAAGGGATCCGGCGGCAGTGCATTACTTTGAGATCATGCTGTTTCTTAAAGGTTATCAGGCTCTTCAGGCTTACCGTCTTGCGCACTGGCTCTGGAAGAACGGCCGTAAAACGATGGCATATTTCATCCAGAACCGGATATCGGAGGTTTTTGCCGTCGATATTCACCCGGCAGCAGTGATCGGCAAGGGTATCCTGCTCGATCATGCGACCAGTCTTGTTATAGGCGAAACCGCTGTGGTCGATGACAATGTATCCCTTCTTCACGAAGTGACTCTTGGCGGCACCGGCAAGGAGACCGGGGACCGCCATCCGAAGGTGCATAAGTCGGTATTGATCGGTGCAGGAGCCAAAATTCTCGGCAATGTCGTGATCGGCGAAGGCGCCAAGGTTGGCGCCGGCAGTGTTGTGCTCGATGATGTGCCGCCTCATTATACCGTTGCCGGTGTTCCTGCCCAGATTGTCGGCAGAACCGAGGTTGCAGAGCCTTCCAGGGAGATGAACCAGAAACTGGTCAACAGAGAAAGATAA
- a CDS encoding FAD-dependent oxidoreductase has product MSTDKKTVLILGGGLAGLTAAKRLTDRGFQAKILEKREIYGGKVSSWKDEEGDWIESGTHCFFGAYDVLYDLMKEIKTYHAVLWKEHQLTYTLQGDKRFTFNTWDLPSPLHLLPAIVKNGYFTFGEMASFSRSLIPLALKQSAYPPSQDHLTFAEWAVQKKFGNRLMDKMFRPMALALKFIPPEEISAKIILDVTETFYRIPDSSRMGFLKGAPQEYLHQPLLDYLSSRGTAFKNRTSVDELLYDGGEIKGVQLRNGEILTADYYLSALPVHNLNKVLPAALKRHDRFFGGLSNLEGVPVISVQIWYDREIVTDDNVLFSPDGIIPVYANLARTTPEYRTLRGEPFEGKTRFEFCVAPARELMRLSREEIIHQVDLSVRACYPHKTHGARILKATLVKIPHSVYAPLPNMEQFRPTQQTPVRNLFLAGGFSRQLYYDSMGGAVMSANLAAEGIVKAEGLE; this is encoded by the coding sequence ATGAGTACAGATAAAAAAACGGTATTGATTCTCGGCGGCGGTCTTGCCGGCCTGACGGCTGCCAAGCGACTGACCGACAGGGGATTCCAGGCAAAGATTCTTGAAAAGAGGGAAATATACGGAGGCAAAGTATCGTCATGGAAAGATGAGGAGGGTGACTGGATCGAGTCGGGGACGCACTGTTTTTTCGGCGCTTACGATGTGCTCTACGATCTTATGAAGGAGATCAAAACCTATCATGCCGTTCTCTGGAAGGAGCATCAGCTGACCTATACGCTTCAGGGAGACAAGCGCTTCACCTTCAATACCTGGGATCTGCCCAGTCCGCTGCATCTGCTTCCGGCAATTGTGAAAAACGGCTACTTCACCTTCGGGGAGATGGCTTCCTTTTCCCGATCCCTGATACCTCTGGCCTTGAAGCAGTCAGCTTATCCGCCTTCCCAGGATCATCTCACCTTTGCTGAATGGGCCGTGCAGAAAAAATTCGGCAATCGTCTTATGGACAAAATGTTTCGTCCGATGGCTCTTGCCCTGAAATTCATTCCGCCTGAAGAGATATCTGCGAAGATCATTCTCGATGTAACCGAAACATTCTATCGCATCCCCGATTCTTCACGTATGGGTTTTCTCAAGGGAGCCCCCCAGGAGTACCTGCATCAGCCGCTGCTTGACTATCTGAGTTCGCGCGGCACGGCGTTCAAGAACCGCACCTCTGTCGATGAGCTGCTCTATGACGGAGGGGAGATCAAAGGTGTGCAGCTCAGGAATGGCGAAATTCTCACTGCCGACTATTATCTTTCGGCCCTGCCCGTTCATAATCTCAACAAGGTGCTTCCTGCAGCCCTGAAGCGCCATGACCGCTTTTTCGGTGGCCTTTCAAATCTTGAAGGGGTACCGGTTATTTCAGTTCAGATATGGTACGATCGGGAGATCGTAACTGACGACAACGTTCTGTTCAGTCCGGATGGCATTATACCGGTCTATGCCAATCTTGCCCGTACAACACCCGAGTACAGGACGCTTCGCGGCGAGCCCTTTGAAGGTAAAACCCGTTTCGAGTTTTGTGTCGCTCCGGCCAGGGAGCTGATGAGGCTTTCCAGAGAGGAGATTATCCATCAGGTGGATCTCAGTGTCAGGGCCTGCTACCCTCATAAAACGCACGGAGCAAGGATACTGAAAGCAACGCTTGTGAAAATACCGCACTCGGTGTATGCTCCCTTACCGAATATGGAGCAGTTCCGTCCGACCCAACAGACTCCGGTTCGCAATCTTTTTCTCGCCGGCGGGTTCTCCCGGCAATTGTATTACGATTCCATGGGTGGCGCGGTTATGAGTGCAAATCTTGCTGCCGAAGGGATTGTCAAGGCGGAAGGATTGGAGTGA
- the aroC gene encoding chorismate synthase has product MIRYLTSGESHGPALTAIVDGLPAGIDITQNDIDSQLLRRQQGYGRGGRMTIESDKAEVMSGIRFGKSIGSPITLLIRNRDWENWTTTMARFEEPVEEIAKISIPRPGHADLAGRIKYGFNDIRPVIERSSARETAARVAAGSLSRVFLKALGIEIGSYVSAIGSAAEPTVNPAVEELLVNGAECLALEADRSSVRMLNKSAEAGAIAAIDEVKKQGDTLGGIIEIFITGVPMGLGSYVQHDRRLDAMLVSALMSIQAIKGAEIGHAFENSRKPGSQVHDEFFLSENTGLERKTNRAGGLEGSMSSGQTIHLRAAMKPISSLVTPLHSFDLETMKPTLSRFERSDTCAVPAAGVVAEAVVAPVIANALLEKLGGDHFIEIKSRLETYRDHLHRTFKA; this is encoded by the coding sequence ATGATACGATATTTAACTTCCGGCGAATCCCACGGCCCGGCTTTGACTGCAATCGTTGACGGTCTCCCTGCAGGCATCGATATTACACAGAACGATATCGACAGCCAGCTTCTGCGCCGTCAGCAGGGATACGGAAGGGGCGGCAGAATGACAATCGAGAGCGATAAAGCCGAAGTGATGTCCGGTATCCGGTTCGGAAAATCCATCGGATCGCCGATAACGCTGCTTATCAGAAACCGCGACTGGGAAAACTGGACAACCACGATGGCCCGGTTTGAAGAGCCGGTCGAAGAAATCGCTAAAATCAGCATTCCGAGACCTGGTCATGCCGATCTTGCGGGCAGAATCAAGTATGGTTTTAACGATATCCGCCCGGTGATCGAACGCTCCTCGGCACGGGAAACCGCAGCAAGAGTTGCTGCCGGCTCGCTCTCACGAGTTTTTCTCAAGGCACTCGGCATTGAAATCGGCAGCTATGTTTCGGCAATAGGATCTGCCGCAGAACCGACGGTAAACCCGGCAGTTGAAGAGTTGCTCGTAAACGGCGCGGAATGTCTTGCCCTTGAAGCCGATCGTTCGTCAGTACGCATGCTGAACAAATCTGCTGAAGCTGGCGCAATTGCGGCCATTGATGAAGTAAAAAAACAAGGCGATACGCTCGGCGGTATTATTGAGATATTCATTACCGGCGTTCCGATGGGACTGGGCTCCTATGTGCAACACGACCGGCGGCTTGACGCGATGCTTGTTTCAGCTCTCATGTCGATCCAGGCTATCAAGGGTGCCGAAATCGGTCATGCGTTCGAAAATTCCCGGAAACCCGGATCACAGGTACACGATGAATTTTTTCTCTCTGAAAACACAGGACTTGAAAGAAAAACAAATCGGGCCGGCGGGCTCGAAGGCAGTATGTCGAGCGGTCAGACCATTCATCTGAGGGCAGCCATGAAACCCATTTCATCACTTGTCACGCCACTGCACTCTTTTGATCTTGAAACGATGAAACCGACCCTTTCACGATTTGAACGAAGCGATACCTGCGCAGTCCCGGCTGCCGGCGTTGTTGCCGAGGCGGTTGTAGCACCGGTCATAGCCAACGCTTTGCTGGAAAAACTCGGAGGAGACCATTTCATTGAGATCAAAAGCAGACTCGAAACCTACAGGGATCATCTTCACAGAACGTTTAAAGCCTGA
- a CDS encoding heavy metal translocating P-type ATPase translates to MDEKTYHVKGMHCASCAAIITKKLSQTPGIEKVEVNLATEQAKVSFREHDLSDSEINDIVGKFGYKLTSKEDGDAGTGGIPAEIKGRDPDTKAFSEKQEQVKQLKRLVSFSLPAAMAVFFFMMWDIASTALHSMPHMPISMEVFNGLTMILAAIFIVRIGKPFLDGILLFIRHGAANMDTLIGIGTLSAFTYSSLITIFPSFRNMLGLPSHTYFDVSIVVIGFVHLGKYLEARSRLKTGEAIGKLVGLQAKSALLVRKGEEIEIPVEKVKKGNLLLVKPGAVIPVDGIIANGSSSIDESMVTGEPLPVDRKEGDPVIGGTINRQGSFTFTALKVGSDTLLARIISMVEEAQGSKAPIQNIADRIASIFVPAVLVIASLTLIAWLTIGTAFLGFPAALSYGIMGFTGVLVIACPCALGLATPTAIIVGIGKGAEYGMLIRNAESLERLSSVDTVVFDKTGTITRGLPEVTDTGSLDGNSSPDELLLLAAAVERYSEHPLAGAIVKAARAKGAALPEITAFEAMEGIGVRANIGELSVTVRKPGAEENGLPVVQTLLHQGKTVIVIEKGNTASGFLALSDTIRNGAKEAVAELRRKGIRIIMLTGDNPSSAGYIAAQAGIDEVIAGVLPDEKAEKIAALQKEGRTVAMAGDGINDAPALARADVGIAMATGTDIAMESAGITLLKGDIRKISQAITLSKSTMRVIRQNLFWAFIYNIIGIPLAAGALYPLFGIFLNPVFSGIAMAGSSVSVVSNSLRLKTKKLH, encoded by the coding sequence ATGGATGAAAAAACCTATCATGTCAAAGGCATGCACTGCGCAAGCTGCGCAGCGATCATTACCAAAAAGCTTTCCCAGACGCCAGGAATCGAGAAGGTCGAGGTCAACCTTGCCACCGAACAGGCAAAAGTGTCGTTCAGGGAACACGATCTTTCCGACAGCGAGATCAACGACATTGTCGGTAAGTTCGGTTATAAGCTCACTTCGAAAGAGGATGGAGATGCCGGTACAGGCGGGATCCCAGCCGAAATAAAAGGGAGAGATCCCGACACAAAGGCGTTCAGCGAAAAACAGGAACAGGTGAAACAGCTGAAGCGTCTGGTCAGTTTCTCGCTCCCGGCAGCTATGGCGGTATTTTTTTTCATGATGTGGGATATCGCTTCTACGGCATTGCACAGCATGCCGCACATGCCTATCTCCATGGAGGTCTTCAACGGCCTTACCATGATTCTTGCCGCAATTTTCATCGTCAGGATCGGCAAACCCTTTCTTGACGGCATTCTTCTCTTCATACGCCACGGAGCGGCAAACATGGATACGCTGATCGGAATCGGAACCCTCTCGGCCTTCACATACAGTTCACTCATCACAATTTTCCCTTCTTTCAGAAATATGCTTGGCCTTCCCTCCCATACCTATTTCGATGTATCGATTGTGGTTATCGGGTTCGTTCATCTCGGTAAATATCTGGAAGCCCGGTCGAGACTTAAAACTGGTGAAGCAATAGGCAAGCTCGTCGGTCTGCAGGCAAAATCGGCACTGCTCGTCCGCAAGGGAGAGGAGATTGAAATTCCTGTCGAAAAGGTTAAAAAAGGCAACCTGCTCCTGGTCAAACCGGGAGCGGTCATTCCGGTTGACGGGATTATTGCGAATGGAAGTTCCTCGATCGACGAATCGATGGTAACGGGCGAGCCCCTGCCCGTCGACAGGAAAGAGGGGGATCCGGTTATTGGCGGCACCATAAACCGTCAGGGCTCGTTCACTTTTACCGCTTTGAAAGTCGGCAGCGACACCCTGCTTGCACGGATAATTTCTATGGTGGAGGAAGCCCAGGGATCAAAAGCCCCTATTCAGAACATCGCCGACCGGATCGCATCCATATTCGTGCCTGCAGTACTTGTTATAGCCTCACTCACCCTGATTGCGTGGCTTACCATCGGGACAGCGTTCCTCGGGTTCCCGGCGGCGCTCTCCTACGGGATCATGGGCTTCACAGGCGTTCTGGTAATCGCCTGCCCCTGCGCACTCGGGCTTGCAACCCCGACGGCAATCATTGTCGGAATCGGAAAAGGGGCGGAATACGGGATGCTGATCCGCAACGCGGAAAGCCTTGAACGGCTCAGTTCGGTAGATACCGTCGTTTTCGATAAAACCGGTACCATAACCAGAGGTCTTCCGGAAGTCACCGACACAGGCTCTCTCGACGGCAACTCGTCACCTGACGAACTTCTGCTGCTTGCAGCAGCCGTGGAACGATATTCGGAACACCCACTGGCCGGGGCGATTGTCAAAGCGGCAAGAGCCAAAGGAGCTGCACTTCCCGAAATAACGGCATTCGAAGCCATGGAAGGTATCGGCGTCAGGGCGAACATCGGGGAACTATCCGTAACGGTCAGAAAACCCGGAGCAGAGGAAAACGGTCTGCCGGTCGTTCAAACACTGCTGCATCAGGGAAAAACCGTCATCGTCATTGAAAAAGGAAACACGGCATCAGGCTTTTTAGCTCTTTCCGACACCATCAGAAATGGCGCAAAAGAGGCTGTCGCCGAACTCCGCAGGAAAGGGATACGCATTATCATGCTGACCGGTGACAATCCTTCGTCTGCGGGTTATATCGCAGCACAGGCCGGCATCGATGAGGTGATTGCCGGAGTGCTGCCGGATGAAAAAGCCGAGAAAATAGCTGCGCTGCAGAAAGAAGGCCGAACCGTAGCCATGGCAGGAGACGGTATCAACGATGCGCCCGCCCTTGCCCGCGCCGATGTTGGCATCGCCATGGCCACAGGAACCGACATTGCCATGGAATCGGCAGGTATAACGCTGCTGAAGGGTGATATCAGAAAAATTTCTCAGGCAATTACGCTCTCGAAATCGACCATGCGGGTTATCCGGCAGAACCTCTTCTGGGCGTTCATCTATAATATTATCGGCATTCCCCTTGCTGCCGGAGCTCTCTACCCTCTTTTCGGAATTTTCCTCAATCCTGTTTTCTCCGGCATTGCCATGGCGGGCAGCAGCGTATCGGTGGTCAGCAATTCACTGCGCCTGAAAACGAAAAAACTTCATTGA
- the recR gene encoding recombination mediator RecR, with product MRYTSAAIETLIEEFAKLPGIGRKTAQRLAMHILHEPKSGAERLAGALIDIKEKVIRCSVCQNVTDRDADPCYICSSTGRDRSVICVVESPADVLAFEKTGHYKGQYHVLHGLVSPLDGIGPDDIRIHELLARLGERHEAVPVKEVVLALNPTVEGETTSLYITRLLKPFGISVTKIARGIPVGAELEFIDEATLSRAMEGRSAV from the coding sequence ATGCGTTATACTTCGGCGGCCATTGAAACCCTGATCGAAGAGTTTGCCAAACTGCCGGGTATAGGTCGTAAAACCGCTCAGCGTCTTGCCATGCATATACTGCATGAACCGAAGTCAGGAGCCGAAAGGCTTGCCGGTGCGTTGATCGATATAAAAGAAAAGGTTATCCGCTGTTCAGTCTGCCAGAACGTTACCGACCGCGATGCCGATCCCTGTTATATATGCAGCAGCACAGGCCGTGACAGGTCTGTCATCTGTGTTGTCGAGTCGCCTGCAGACGTCCTGGCTTTTGAAAAAACCGGTCATTATAAAGGACAGTATCATGTGCTTCACGGCCTTGTCTCACCGCTTGACGGCATAGGACCTGACGACATCAGGATTCACGAGTTGCTTGCCAGACTCGGAGAGCGGCATGAAGCGGTTCCGGTAAAAGAGGTCGTGCTTGCTCTCAATCCTACAGTAGAGGGAGAGACAACCTCTCTCTACATTACCAGGCTGCTTAAACCTTTTGGTATCTCCGTTACAAAGATTGCCCGGGGTATTCCGGTTGGTGCCGAGCTCGAGTTTATTGACGAAGCAACGCTTTCCCGCGCTATGGAGGGTCGCTCAGCGGTGTAG
- a CDS encoding AfsA-related hotdog domain-containing protein, producing the protein MNNPITESFSGKNQLLPFRPMLAARPSLLKTGRKVRKPSFITEYPGQKPYTLVFEDDVLPPDVSGIQGVRVSSVEDVLHYQILLGDFCELYLSADYSQAHPEISGKLHLTVVRRKGTVSHPDKETTRRLLTRLPLNFKSLMQSPLAVLDGDRLPQPINREFVHKKSIRNALISEPLIEGKFLSFNMFDAIDEFRFDHESDHFQGMLILEAMRQASIAAAHILGQLPLDGGMTLLSYDTKFYNYIENTSPVVLRTYSNFSCTGDDEERESYALCQLYQWGKLCTEATLNAYIFMSKEGYATHRIRSGRITERIKRQFDTKIDLLKKHSVNS; encoded by the coding sequence ATGAACAACCCGATTACAGAATCATTTTCCGGGAAAAACCAGCTTCTTCCTTTCCGGCCAATGCTGGCGGCAAGGCCCTCACTGCTGAAGACAGGTCGCAAGGTGCGGAAACCTTCCTTTATAACCGAATATCCCGGACAAAAACCATATACGCTTGTTTTTGAAGATGATGTATTGCCTCCCGATGTATCCGGCATTCAGGGGGTCAGGGTCTCATCGGTTGAGGATGTGCTTCATTACCAGATTCTTCTTGGTGATTTCTGTGAATTATACCTGTCAGCAGATTATTCTCAAGCGCATCCTGAAATTTCAGGAAAACTCCATTTGACAGTTGTTCGCAGGAAAGGGACGGTTTCCCATCCCGACAAGGAGACGACAAGACGCCTCCTCACCAGGCTGCCGCTCAATTTTAAAAGTCTTATGCAGAGTCCGCTTGCCGTTTTGGACGGAGACCGTCTGCCTCAACCGATCAACAGGGAGTTTGTTCACAAGAAAAGCATCAGAAATGCACTGATTTCCGAACCGCTGATCGAAGGAAAATTTCTTTCTTTCAATATGTTCGACGCTATTGACGAATTCCGGTTCGATCATGAATCCGACCATTTTCAGGGAATGCTGATTCTTGAAGCGATGCGGCAGGCATCCATTGCCGCAGCTCATATTCTCGGCCAGCTTCCTCTTGACGGCGGCATGACTCTCCTTTCCTATGATACGAAGTTTTATAATTACATTGAAAACACATCGCCTGTTGTTCTGAGAACCTACAGTAATTTCAGTTGTACCGGAGACGATGAAGAACGGGAGTCTTATGCGCTCTGTCAGCTCTATCAGTGGGGAAAACTCTGTACGGAAGCTACTCTGAATGCCTATATTTTTATGAGCAAGGAAGGATATGCCACACATCGAATTCGTTCGGGACGCATAACCGAACGAATAAAAAGACAGTTTGACACCAAAATCGATCTTCTGAAAAAACATTCTGTGAACTCATGA
- the hemB gene encoding porphobilinogen synthase: MSQLDLLNIVHRPRRLRKSAAIRNLVQERTLTVNDLVFPLFVCPGTNVVEEVLSMPGSFRYSIDNAVKECQELWDLGIQCIDLFGIPEKKTEDGSESYNDKGIIQEAIRAIKAKVPDLCIMTDVALDPFTPFGHDGLVRDGIILNDETVEVLCKMAASHANAGADFVSPSDMMDGRIGAIRESLDDAGFSDVGILSYAAKYASSFYGPFRDALHSAPQFGDKTTYQMNPGNTDEAMKEIELDIMEGADIVMVKPGLAYLDIVYRTKERFDVPVAIYHVSGEYAMVKAAAEKGWIDEERVMMESLLCMKRAGGDMIFTYYAKEAAKRLR, from the coding sequence ATGAGTCAGCTCGATCTTCTCAATATTGTTCATCGCCCAAGAAGGCTCCGGAAATCGGCCGCTATAAGAAACCTTGTTCAGGAACGCACCCTGACAGTAAACGACCTTGTGTTTCCGTTGTTCGTCTGCCCCGGAACCAATGTTGTTGAAGAAGTGCTGTCCATGCCGGGTAGTTTCCGTTACTCTATCGACAACGCGGTCAAAGAGTGTCAGGAGCTCTGGGATCTCGGCATCCAGTGCATCGACCTCTTTGGAATTCCGGAAAAGAAAACTGAAGACGGAAGTGAATCCTACAACGATAAAGGCATTATTCAGGAGGCGATCCGGGCTATCAAGGCAAAGGTACCCGATCTCTGCATCATGACAGACGTTGCTCTCGACCCGTTTACCCCTTTCGGTCACGACGGACTGGTCAGGGACGGCATCATTCTCAACGATGAAACCGTTGAAGTTCTCTGTAAAATGGCGGCATCTCACGCCAATGCCGGAGCTGATTTCGTTTCGCCAAGCGATATGATGGACGGACGCATCGGAGCCATCCGGGAGTCCCTTGACGATGCCGGCTTTTCCGATGTCGGCATTCTCTCCTATGCCGCCAAATATGCATCGAGCTTCTACGGACCTTTCCGCGATGCATTGCATTCCGCACCGCAGTTCGGCGACAAGACCACCTATCAGATGAATCCCGGCAATACCGACGAAGCCATGAAAGAAATTGAACTCGACATCATGGAAGGAGCCGATATCGTCATGGTCAAGCCAGGCCTTGCCTATCTCGATATCGTTTACCGCACCAAAGAACGTTTCGATGTGCCTGTGGCTATCTATCATGTATCGGGAGAGTACGCCATGGTCAAAGCGGCTGCCGAAAAAGGATGGATCGATGAAGAACGGGTGATGATGGAATCGCTTCTCTGCATGAAACGTGCCGGCGGCGACATGATTTTCACCTATTATGCAAAAGAAGCAGCGAAAAGACTGCGTTGA